The following are encoded together in the Microterricola viridarii genome:
- a CDS encoding DUF2975 domain-containing protein — MARRARTVATTAVACVQFVLVALWALVGLVRRGTLATQQAAGWVNAMMWAGGVATALAIGLEVHVLGVLGVSPPAVGVLLSLCIIAGAAFTVLLVVLRRRGSRFATAA; from the coding sequence GTGGCACGAAGAGCACGCACGGTCGCGACGACCGCCGTAGCGTGCGTGCAGTTCGTTCTCGTGGCGTTGTGGGCACTCGTCGGGCTGGTGCGGCGCGGCACGCTCGCCACGCAGCAGGCCGCCGGCTGGGTCAACGCCATGATGTGGGCCGGGGGCGTCGCGACCGCACTCGCCATCGGCCTGGAGGTGCACGTGCTCGGCGTGCTGGGTGTGAGTCCGCCCGCCGTTGGTGTGCTCCTGAGCCTCTGCATCATTGCCGGAGCCGCCTTCACCGTGCTCCTGGTCGTGCTGCGCCGGCGAGGTTCCCGCTTCGCTACCGCCGCGTGA